In Nicotiana tabacum cultivar K326 chromosome 19, ASM71507v2, whole genome shotgun sequence, one DNA window encodes the following:
- the LOC142173465 gene encoding uncharacterized protein LOC142173465: MEDEGDDESTVEIFKQVAREGDLSPTTSAKRVVEWKLVEDTEQHVTVRVFHHDLGQHMMMAFVYAKCSAMKRLDLWDHLYYLASDMELPWLVGGDFNVILYEYEKIGGLLVHPPEYENFAFCVNSCGLFEQGYKGSPFTWWNGRSNAECIFKRLDRIFVNLPFQNMLPTIEVEHLIRTGLDHAPMLMTCGVQTTNFVKPFRFLNFWTKHATFMDVSRETFGDIFKQFAILEDIVRVKEMLFEEEPTTENRIVLQKAQSELKKYLSIEEKYWKQKAGMTWFAEGDRNTMDFYKKQFTNEGDAFEFSLLNNVPSMVTMDQNLELRRFPTIEEVRTTIFELSGESASGPDGLTGLFYQTCWDVIGADIHNMVLYFYGGAALPKSITRTNLVLLLNKPRVETFSDLRPISLSNFINKVLSRVLHARSESFLPSLIAPNQSGFVKGRNIFENILLTQEIVTDIR; this comes from the exons ATGGAGgatgaaggagatgatgaatcaactgtagaaatcttcaaaCAAGTGGCTAGGGAAGGGGATTTATCACCCACAACTAGTGCTAAAAGag TGGTGGAATGGAAATTAGTGGAGGATACTGAGCAACATGTGACTGTGAGAGTGTTTCACCATGACCTGGGGCAGCACATGATGATGgcatttgtttatgcaaaatgttcaGCAATGAAGAGGTTGGATTTGTGGGATCACTTGTATTATTTAGCAAGTGATATGGAATTACCATGGTTggtaggaggagatttcaatgtgATATTGTATGAATATGAGAAAATAGGGGGACTTCTAGTACACCCTCCTGAATATGAGAATTTTGCATTTTGTGTAAACTCTTGTGGTTTGTTTGAGCAAGGGTACAAAGGAAGTCCAttcacatggtggaatgggagatcTAATGCTGAGTGTATCTTCAAGAGATTGGAtaggatttttgtgaatttgccaTTTCAGAACATGTTGCCAACTATTGAAGTTGAGCATCTAATTAGAACTGGATTAGATCATGCACCAATGCTAATGACATGTGGGGTGCAGACAACCAATTTTGTCAAGCCTTTCAGATTCTTGAACTTTTGGACAAAACATGCTACATTTATGGATGTG AGTAGGGAAACATTTGGTGATATCTTCAAGCAATTTGCTATTTTGGAGGACATTGTTAGGGTAAAGGAGATGTTGTTCGAAGAAGAACCTACAACTGAGAATAGGATTGTGCTTCAAAAGGCTCAATCTGAATTGAAGAAATACTTGAGTATTGAGGAGAAGTATTGGAAGCAAAAGGCTGGGATGACTTGGTTTGCTGAAGGAGATAGGAATACAA TGGACTTCTATAAAAAACAGTTCACAAATGAAGGTGATGCTTTTGAATTTTCCTTGCTCAATAATGTACCTTCAATGGTCACTATGGATCAGAATTTGGAACTTAGAAGATTTCCAACAATTGAAGAAGTAAGGACAACAATTTTTGAGCTTAGTGGGGAGAGTGCTAGTGGCCCTGATGGACTAACTGGCTTGTTTTATCAAacatgctgggatgttattggtgCTGATATACACAACATGGTGCTATACTTCTATGGAGGAGCTGCATTGCCTAAATCCATCACTCGTACCAATCTAGTATTGCTGCTCAATAAACCTAGAGTTGAGACCTTCTCTGACTTAAGACCTATTAGTTTGAGCAACTTCATTAACAAGGTTTTGTCTAGGGTGTTACATGCCAGATCAGAGAGTTTTTTGCCATCACTAATAGCTCCTAATCAATCCGGATTTGTAAAGGGTAGGAATATATTTGAGAACATCTTATTGACTCAAGAAATTGTCACTGACATAAGGTAA
- the LOC142173466 gene encoding uncharacterized protein LOC142173466, producing MVISRCWCYQQPQEESIEHIFVTSPTASKVWNLFMGAAGISVQLIQLKQIVRHWWYAKCCPKLKPLFQAVPTIITWEIWKRRNASKHGGLVSTNRVIHEINRTLHQLARVRVTWQFPFHGWYKCNADGASKGNPGPSSLGFCVRDDEGDVVYARAVDLGVTTNVVAEAKAILQGLEYCVEHDLHPLILETDSLVHLSFIHSLNCLVQGGGDQSRQISITKP from the exons ATGGTGATATCTAGGTGTTGGTGTTATCAGCAGCCCCAAGAGGAATCCATTGAGCATATATTTGTCACAAGTCCTACTGCCTCTAAGGTATGGAACTTGTTCATGGgggctgctggaatttctgtGCAATTGATTCAATTGAAGCAGATTGTAAGGCATTGGTGGTATGCTAAGTGTTGTCCAAAATTAAAGCCACTATTTCAAGCAGTACCAACTATCATCACTTGGGAGAtttggaagagaagaaatgcAAGTAAACATGGTGGTTTAGTGTCcacaaatagggtgattcatgagaTAAATAGGACATTGCATCAACTGGCAAGGGTGAGAGTAACATGGCAGTTTCCTTTTCATGGTTGGTACAAATGTAATGCGGATGGAGCTTCAAAGGGCAATCCTGGACCTAGCTCCCTAGGCTTTTGTGTGAGGGATGATGAAGGTGATGTGGTGTATGCTAGGGCAGTAGACCTGGGAGTGACAACTAATGTGGTGGCTGAAGCTAAGGCTATTCTTCAAGGGTTGGAATATTGTGTGGAGCATGATCTTCACCCTCTCATACTGGAGACTGAttcattg GTACATCTGAGTTTCATTCATTCTCTGAACTGCCTAGTGCAGGGAGGAGGTGATCAATCTAGACAAATATCAATCACCAAACCTTAG